In Bradyrhizobium lablabi, one DNA window encodes the following:
- a CDS encoding thiolase family protein — translation MREAVIVSYARTGLAKSGRGGFNITPPMSIAAHAIKHAVERAGVEKDYVEDCYLGNCAHGAPNIGRQAALLAGMPKSTAGVSVNRFCSSGLQTIAMAANSIRSDGADCIVAGGVESISIPGGGSPKESIDPELLKTAPDIFMAMIDTADIVAERYKLSREYQDEYSLESQRRMAAAQQANKFKDEIVPMKTKMKLVDKVTKAESIVDYVVDRDECNRPDTTMEGLAKLEPVKGPGKYITAGNASQLSDGAAAVVLMEAKDAEKRGLEPLGRFVAWAAAGCEPDEMGIGPVFAVPKLLKRQGLKIDDIDLWELNEAFASQCLYSRDQLGIDPEKYNVNGGSIAIGHPFGMTGARLTGHLLQEGRRRKAKWGVVTMCIGGGQGGAGLFEIYH, via the coding sequence ATGCGTGAAGCCGTCATTGTTTCTTATGCCCGTACCGGGCTCGCGAAATCCGGCCGCGGCGGATTCAACATCACCCCGCCGATGTCGATAGCGGCGCACGCCATCAAGCACGCCGTCGAGCGCGCCGGCGTCGAGAAGGATTATGTCGAGGATTGCTATCTCGGCAATTGCGCCCACGGCGCGCCCAATATCGGCCGTCAGGCCGCGCTGCTCGCAGGCATGCCGAAATCGACCGCCGGCGTGTCAGTGAACCGTTTCTGCTCGTCCGGGCTGCAGACCATCGCGATGGCGGCCAACTCGATCCGCTCGGATGGCGCCGATTGCATCGTTGCCGGCGGCGTCGAAAGCATCTCGATCCCCGGCGGCGGCTCGCCGAAGGAATCGATTGATCCGGAACTGCTCAAGACCGCGCCCGACATCTTCATGGCCATGATCGACACCGCCGATATCGTCGCCGAGCGTTACAAGCTCAGCCGCGAATACCAGGACGAGTACTCGCTGGAATCGCAGCGCCGCATGGCCGCGGCCCAGCAGGCCAACAAGTTCAAGGACGAAATCGTCCCGATGAAGACCAAGATGAAATTGGTCGACAAGGTCACAAAAGCCGAGAGCATCGTCGACTATGTCGTCGACCGCGACGAGTGCAACCGGCCCGACACCACGATGGAGGGCCTTGCCAAGCTCGAACCGGTAAAAGGTCCCGGCAAATACATCACGGCCGGCAATGCCAGCCAATTGTCTGACGGTGCGGCAGCCGTGGTGCTGATGGAAGCGAAAGATGCCGAAAAGCGCGGCCTCGAGCCGCTCGGCCGCTTCGTGGCTTGGGCTGCGGCAGGCTGCGAGCCTGACGAGATGGGCATCGGTCCGGTGTTCGCGGTGCCAAAACTGTTGAAGCGGCAGGGCCTGAAGATCGACGATATCGATCTGTGGGAACTCAACGAGGCATTTGCCAGCCAGTGCCTGTATTCCCGCGACCAGCTCGGCATCGATCCGGAAAAATACAACGTCAATGGCGGCTCGATCGCCATCGGTCATCCCTTCGGGATGACCGGCGCCCGATTGACCGGCCACCTCCTGCAGGAGGGACGGCGGCGCAAGGCCAAATGGGGCGTGGTGACGATGTGCATCGGCGGCGGCCAGGGCGGCGCCGGTCTGTTCGAGATCTATCACTGA
- a CDS encoding AMP-binding protein, which produces MYTGKHAHLRPLQPAFIMAETGETVTYAELEARSNRLAHLLRHRGLKRLDHYAIFMENNNRYLEACGAGERSGLYYTCVNSYLTASELAYIVNNSESRILITSLAKLDIAREALKECPKVELCIVANGASESDRIVGLDEATRALPKTPIADECIGTAMLYSSGTTGRPKGILRPLAEQPPVQQMALFDFLEKLWLYREGMIYLSPAPLYHSAPQAAVNLTIRVGGTAIIMEHFDPERYLALVEKWGVTHSQLVPTMFSRMLKLPEPTRKRYDLSSLEVVIHAAAPCPSMVKDDMIKWWGPIIHEYYGATEGLGFTACNSTEWLAHRGTVGKVLLGDLHILDENLKPCPVGTPGTVWFKTATAFEYFNDPNKTQEARSPDGSMSTVGDVGYVDEDGYLYLTDRATFMIISGGVNIYPQECENLLITHPKIADAAVFGVPNPDLGEEVKAVVQPMPGVLPGPDLAQELISFCGEKLSRQKVPRSIDFEHELPRLPTGKLYKRLLRDRYWGNKTSRIV; this is translated from the coding sequence ATGTACACCGGCAAGCATGCCCATCTCCGTCCGCTGCAGCCCGCCTTCATCATGGCTGAAACCGGCGAGACCGTGACCTATGCCGAATTGGAGGCGCGCAGCAATCGCCTGGCTCATTTGTTGCGCCATCGCGGCCTGAAGCGGCTGGATCACTACGCGATCTTCATGGAGAACAACAACCGCTACCTCGAAGCCTGCGGCGCGGGCGAGCGGTCCGGACTTTATTATACGTGTGTGAATTCGTATCTGACGGCAAGCGAGCTGGCTTACATCGTCAACAACAGCGAATCCCGCATCCTCATCACCTCCCTCGCAAAGCTTGATATTGCGCGTGAGGCGCTGAAAGAATGCCCGAAAGTCGAGCTCTGCATCGTGGCCAACGGCGCGAGCGAAAGCGACCGCATCGTTGGCCTTGACGAAGCCACGCGCGCCCTGCCCAAGACGCCGATCGCAGACGAGTGCATCGGCACTGCGATGCTTTATTCGTCGGGCACCACCGGCCGGCCGAAGGGGATTCTACGGCCGCTGGCCGAGCAGCCGCCGGTGCAGCAGATGGCACTGTTCGACTTCCTGGAAAAACTTTGGCTCTACCGCGAGGGAATGATCTATCTGTCGCCGGCGCCGCTCTATCATTCGGCGCCGCAGGCCGCCGTCAATCTGACCATCCGCGTCGGCGGCACCGCCATTATCATGGAGCATTTCGATCCCGAACGTTATCTCGCGCTGGTCGAGAAATGGGGTGTCACCCACAGCCAATTGGTGCCGACGATGTTTTCGCGGATGTTGAAACTGCCGGAGCCAACGCGAAAGCGCTACGACCTCTCATCCCTCGAGGTCGTGATCCACGCCGCGGCGCCCTGTCCGTCGATGGTGAAAGACGACATGATCAAATGGTGGGGCCCGATCATCCACGAATATTACGGCGCCACCGAAGGCCTCGGCTTTACCGCATGCAATAGCACCGAATGGCTCGCGCACCGGGGCACCGTGGGCAAGGTTTTGCTCGGCGACCTCCACATTCTCGATGAGAACCTAAAACCCTGCCCGGTCGGCACGCCCGGCACGGTCTGGTTCAAGACCGCAACGGCGTTCGAATATTTCAACGATCCGAACAAGACCCAGGAGGCGCGCTCACCCGACGGCAGCATGAGCACGGTCGGCGACGTCGGATATGTCGACGAGGACGGCTATCTCTATCTGACCGACCGCGCGACCTTCATGATCATCTCCGGCGGCGTCAACATCTATCCGCAGGAATGCGAGAATCTGCTGATCACCCATCCCAAGATCGCGGACGCCGCCGTGTTCGGCGTTCCCAATCCCGATCTCGGCGAGGAAGTGAAAGCGGTGGTGCAGCCGATGCCCGGAGTTTTGCCGGGGCCCGATCTCGCGCAGGAGCTGATCTCATTCTGCGGCGAAAAACTGTCGCGCCAAAAGGTGCCGCGGTCGATCGATTTTGAACATGAGCTGCCGCGGCTGCCCACCGGCAAGCTCTACAAGAGGCTGCTGCGCGACCGCTATTGGGGCAACAAGACGTCCAGGATCGTATGA
- a CDS encoding iron-containing alcohol dehydrogenase, protein MHSGRVVFGAMDEVVFGRPAAEAVVAQMDRLGKTRAFLMVSGTLNRATDAIEKIRHALGSRCVATFDAMPAHTPREAVIAATEQARAAGADLIVTVGGGSITDGAKAVQLCLANNVRSVDGIDPLRTVKGTVPAMTAPSVRQISVPTTIAGGEFSAAAGVTNARTKVKEMLRHQLTIPRAVILDPAITMHTPEWLFLSTGIRAVDHCVEGLCSRETHPYADAQAMKGLSMLAQALPRVKANPGDLDARMNCQIGTWLSMGALSAGVPMGASHGIGYVLGAVYDVPHGYTSCVMLPAVMRWNKQANADRQALVTEAMGEPGRDAADVLDAFIRGLGLPRSLQDVRIGPEHFGRIAEAAMKTPWVPRNPRKIDSPAQVREILLLAA, encoded by the coding sequence GTGCATAGTGGGCGGGTCGTATTCGGCGCCATGGACGAGGTGGTCTTCGGCCGCCCGGCCGCGGAGGCTGTGGTCGCGCAGATGGACCGGCTGGGCAAGACCCGCGCGTTCCTGATGGTCAGCGGCACGCTCAACCGCGCAACCGACGCGATCGAAAAAATCCGCCACGCGCTTGGGTCGCGTTGCGTCGCGACCTTTGACGCGATGCCGGCACACACGCCCCGCGAAGCGGTGATTGCCGCGACCGAGCAGGCCCGCGCGGCCGGCGCCGATCTCATTGTCACCGTCGGCGGCGGCTCGATCACCGATGGCGCGAAAGCCGTGCAGCTTTGCCTCGCGAACAATGTTCGCAGCGTGGACGGCATCGACCCGCTGCGGACGGTCAAGGGCACGGTTCCCGCGATGACCGCGCCGAGCGTGCGCCAGATCAGCGTGCCGACCACGATTGCCGGCGGCGAGTTCAGCGCGGCCGCCGGCGTCACCAACGCGCGGACCAAGGTCAAGGAAATGCTGCGCCATCAGCTCACCATCCCGCGCGCGGTGATCCTCGATCCCGCCATCACCATGCACACCCCCGAATGGCTGTTTCTCTCGACCGGCATCCGCGCTGTCGACCATTGCGTCGAAGGCCTGTGCTCGCGCGAGACCCATCCTTACGCCGACGCGCAGGCAATGAAGGGACTTTCGATGCTCGCGCAGGCGCTGCCGCGGGTGAAGGCAAACCCCGGCGATCTCGACGCCAGAATGAATTGCCAGATCGGCACCTGGCTCTCGATGGGGGCGCTGTCCGCGGGGGTGCCGATGGGCGCGAGCCATGGCATCGGCTATGTGCTCGGCGCCGTCTACGACGTGCCGCATGGATATACCTCCTGCGTGATGCTGCCGGCAGTAATGCGCTGGAACAAGCAGGCCAATGCCGATCGGCAGGCGCTGGTCACGGAGGCGATGGGAGAACCGGGCAGGGACGCAGCCGACGTGCTGGACGCGTTCATCCGCGGCCTCGGCCTGCCACGCAGCCTGCAGGATGTCCGGATCGGCCCCGAACATTTCGGCCGCATCGCGGAAGCTGCGATGAAAACTCCGTGGGTCCCGCGCAACCCGCGCAAGATCGATTCTCCCGCGCAGGTCCGCGAAATCCTGCTTCTGGCCGCATAA
- a CDS encoding LacI family DNA-binding transcriptional regulator, whose protein sequence is MLAMSTPDPTAPHSAPTLSAVAKLAGVSSITVSRVVRLPNLVAPETRGRVEAAMRELGYVPNQVAGSLASARTSSVGVLVPTIANSIFADTVQGLSDELEPLGYAVILAQSRYDAAREDRMLAALLSRRPEAIIMVGSPATEDGARLLRRAGIPIAETWELPAEPIDAVAGFDNYEAGVAVARHFVAQGRESLAFIGGDDPRATRRWNGFNDTVRAAGAKAPRRLILARNASGSVAALANLPGVDAVFAANDAHAIGFMSGLRAAGLLRHGPAAEQPVAVIGLGDLEMGRLISPSLSTIRVHGDAIGRTAAKLILTREGPRHVDLGFELVLRDSG, encoded by the coding sequence ATGCTGGCGATGAGCACCCCCGATCCCACCGCACCGCATTCCGCGCCGACGCTGTCCGCCGTCGCGAAGCTCGCCGGCGTATCGTCGATTACGGTCAGCCGCGTGGTGCGTTTGCCCAACCTGGTTGCTCCAGAGACGCGCGGCCGGGTCGAGGCCGCGATGCGCGAACTGGGCTATGTGCCGAACCAGGTGGCGGGCTCGCTTGCCAGCGCCCGCACCAGTTCAGTCGGCGTGCTGGTGCCGACGATTGCGAATTCGATCTTCGCCGACACGGTGCAAGGCCTGTCCGACGAACTGGAGCCGCTCGGCTATGCCGTAATTCTAGCCCAGTCGCGCTACGACGCGGCGCGGGAGGATCGCATGCTCGCGGCATTGCTGTCGCGGCGTCCCGAGGCGATCATCATGGTGGGCTCGCCGGCGACCGAAGATGGCGCGCGGCTATTGCGGCGCGCCGGTATTCCGATTGCGGAGACGTGGGAGCTTCCGGCCGAGCCGATCGACGCGGTCGCGGGATTTGACAATTATGAAGCCGGCGTCGCCGTCGCGCGCCATTTCGTTGCACAGGGGCGCGAGAGTCTCGCCTTCATCGGCGGCGACGATCCCAGGGCGACGCGGCGCTGGAATGGATTCAACGACACGGTGCGGGCAGCTGGTGCAAAAGCGCCGCGCCGGCTGATTCTCGCGCGCAACGCTTCGGGCAGCGTTGCGGCGCTGGCGAATTTGCCCGGCGTGGACGCGGTGTTTGCCGCCAACGACGCGCATGCGATCGGCTTCATGTCCGGCCTGCGCGCGGCCGGACTCTTGCGCCATGGGCCGGCCGCGGAGCAACCGGTCGCCGTCATCGGCCTCGGCGATCTGGAAATGGGCCGGCTGATCTCGCCAAGCCTCTCCACCATCCGCGTCCACGGCGACGCCATTGGCCGCACCGCTGCCAAACTGATACTGACGCGCGAGGGCCCGCGCCATGTCGATCTCGGTTTTGAATTGGTGCTGCGGGATAGCGGGTGA
- a CDS encoding NAD-dependent malic enzyme — translation MALLRDPLLNKGTAFTEEERDALGLRGFLPAHVFSMQAQADRVMANLRGLTSDLAKYVALNELHDRNEALFFRVVSDNIDEIQPLIYTPTVGLACQRFGYIFQRPRGLFIGPNDRGHIAELLNNWPYPAKLIVVTDGERILGLGDLGANGMGIPVGKLSLYSACAGVHPELCLPVMLDVGTNNEALLNDPYYIGLRQRRLGGAAYDELVDEFMTAAREVFPGVLIQFEDFANHSAFRLLQKYRDKACVFNDDIQGTAAVALAGLLSALRATGGNLNDQRLLFLGAGEAATGIADLVVSAMMAQGASEAEALRRNWLVDSRGLVVKNRPGLSEHKLRYAHEQAPIGDFLTAIRTLKPTAIIGVAAVGGAFTPEVLQAMTEINDRPIVFALSNPTSKSECSAEEAYRHTEGRALFACGSPYDPVQLNGKTLVPRQGNNSYIFPGVGLGAIASGARLVTDEMFMAAAYTLAHLVDEADILQGSLYPALPRIREVSAHIGAAVAEVAYRRGLATGHVPNDLIGHVQSQMYDPHY, via the coding sequence ATGGCGCTGTTGCGCGATCCCTTGTTGAACAAGGGCACCGCTTTCACCGAGGAGGAACGCGACGCGCTCGGATTGCGCGGCTTCTTGCCCGCGCATGTGTTTTCGATGCAGGCCCAGGCCGATCGGGTGATGGCCAACCTGCGCGGTCTGACCAGTGACCTTGCAAAATACGTGGCGCTCAACGAGCTGCACGACCGCAATGAGGCGCTGTTCTTCCGGGTCGTCAGCGACAACATCGATGAGATCCAGCCGCTGATCTACACGCCGACGGTCGGGCTCGCCTGCCAACGGTTCGGCTACATCTTCCAGAGACCGCGTGGTCTGTTCATCGGACCCAACGATCGCGGGCACATCGCCGAACTCCTTAACAACTGGCCCTATCCGGCAAAGCTCATCGTCGTCACCGACGGCGAACGTATCCTTGGCCTCGGCGACCTCGGCGCCAACGGCATGGGCATTCCGGTCGGAAAGCTCTCGCTTTATTCCGCATGCGCCGGCGTTCACCCGGAACTCTGCCTGCCGGTGATGCTGGACGTCGGCACCAACAACGAAGCCCTGCTGAACGATCCCTATTACATTGGCCTGCGCCAGCGACGGCTGGGCGGCGCGGCCTATGACGAACTGGTTGACGAATTCATGACCGCCGCACGCGAGGTTTTTCCCGGCGTGCTGATTCAGTTCGAGGATTTTGCCAATCATTCGGCGTTCCGGCTGCTGCAGAAATATCGCGACAAGGCCTGCGTCTTCAACGACGACATCCAGGGAACGGCTGCGGTCGCGCTCGCGGGCCTGCTGTCGGCCCTGCGCGCGACCGGCGGCAATCTGAATGATCAGAGATTGCTGTTCCTGGGTGCAGGCGAAGCCGCGACTGGCATCGCCGATCTCGTGGTGTCGGCGATGATGGCGCAAGGCGCTTCCGAAGCCGAGGCGTTGCGGCGCAACTGGCTTGTGGATTCGCGCGGCCTGGTGGTGAAGAATCGTCCAGGCCTTAGCGAGCACAAACTTCGCTACGCCCATGAGCAGGCGCCGATCGGCGACTTCCTGACCGCGATCCGCACGCTCAAGCCGACGGCGATCATCGGCGTCGCGGCGGTCGGTGGCGCCTTCACGCCGGAGGTGCTGCAGGCCATGACCGAAATCAACGATCGGCCGATCGTGTTCGCGCTGTCCAATCCAACCTCGAAGTCAGAATGCTCCGCCGAGGAGGCTTACCGCCATACGGAGGGTCGCGCGCTGTTCGCCTGCGGCAGCCCGTACGATCCGGTGCAGCTCAACGGCAAGACGCTGGTGCCGCGCCAGGGCAACAATTCCTACATCTTCCCCGGCGTCGGCCTTGGCGCGATCGCGAGCGGCGCACGATTGGTGACCGACGAGATGTTCATGGCCGCCGCCTATACGCTGGCGCACCTTGTCGACGAAGCCGACATTCTTCAGGGCAGTCTTTATCCGGCGCTGCCGCGGATTCGCGAGGTCTCGGCGCATATCGGAGCTGCGGTTGCCGAGGTGGCTTACCGGCGCGGCCTTGCCACCGGCCACGTGCCCAATGATCTGATCGGCCACGTTCAGTCGCAGATGTACGACCCGCATTACTAG
- a CDS encoding MFS transporter has translation MTEMSADSAMRSRLRVILAASVGSALEWYDFFLYGTAAALVFGDLFFPKSDPLVGTLLSFLTFGVGFVVRPLGGILFGIMGDRFGRKPVLVATLLMIGIGTTAIGLLPTYAQIGYWAPAMLVALRVVQGLGAGAEYGGAVIYLVENAPTHQRGFWGSFAPLGVSVGNLLAAGAFALVTVLPREDLMSWGWRLPFLASFLLILLGIFVRLRLAETPVFTEAVVARGKIERNPAMEALRRHPRNFMVVLGARLAENGLGYLFPVFGLNYVISTLGVPKSEALSALMLAFVIELFAIMGFAALSDRIGRRPVYMFGALAGIAFAFPFFWLVGTKQWIWIAVAFIGARAVVTAAMFGPQAAYFAELFPPQRRFAGFAFARELGSLLAGGPAPFVATALVAASGSWWPVACYAILLSACTALAIWAGPETYEESITVDNTSDGLMHATAVPAQA, from the coding sequence ATGACGGAGATGTCAGCCGATAGTGCAATGCGCTCGCGCCTGCGCGTAATACTCGCGGCCAGTGTCGGGTCGGCGCTGGAATGGTACGACTTCTTCCTGTACGGCACCGCCGCGGCGCTGGTGTTCGGCGATCTGTTCTTTCCGAAGAGCGATCCTTTGGTCGGCACGTTGCTTTCGTTCCTGACCTTCGGCGTCGGTTTTGTCGTACGGCCGCTTGGTGGGATCCTGTTCGGCATCATGGGCGACCGGTTTGGACGCAAGCCCGTGCTGGTGGCGACGCTTTTGATGATCGGTATCGGCACCACCGCGATCGGCTTGCTGCCGACCTACGCCCAAATCGGCTATTGGGCGCCGGCAATGCTGGTCGCCTTGCGCGTCGTGCAGGGGCTGGGCGCCGGCGCCGAATATGGCGGCGCGGTGATCTATCTGGTTGAGAACGCGCCAACGCATCAGCGCGGTTTCTGGGGCAGTTTCGCCCCGCTCGGCGTGTCCGTCGGCAATCTGCTCGCGGCCGGCGCGTTTGCGCTGGTGACGGTATTGCCGCGCGAGGACTTGATGTCGTGGGGCTGGCGGCTGCCATTCCTGGCGAGCTTCCTGCTCATCCTGCTCGGCATTTTCGTGCGCCTGCGGCTTGCGGAGACGCCGGTGTTCACGGAAGCCGTGGTCGCGCGCGGCAAGATCGAGCGCAATCCGGCGATGGAAGCGCTGCGCCGGCATCCGCGCAACTTCATGGTGGTGCTGGGGGCGCGGCTCGCCGAAAACGGACTGGGCTATCTGTTTCCGGTGTTCGGCCTGAACTACGTCATCAGCACGCTGGGCGTGCCGAAATCCGAAGCACTGAGCGCGCTGATGCTCGCCTTTGTCATCGAGCTGTTCGCCATTATGGGCTTTGCCGCGCTCTCCGACCGGATCGGACGGCGCCCGGTCTATATGTTCGGCGCGCTCGCCGGCATCGCCTTCGCCTTCCCGTTCTTCTGGCTGGTCGGAACCAAACAGTGGATCTGGATCGCGGTGGCCTTCATCGGCGCGCGGGCGGTGGTGACGGCGGCGATGTTCGGCCCGCAAGCGGCGTATTTCGCCGAGCTGTTCCCGCCGCAACGACGCTTTGCCGGGTTTGCGTTCGCGCGCGAATTGGGATCGCTGCTCGCAGGCGGTCCGGCGCCGTTCGTCGCTACCGCTCTGGTGGCGGCGTCCGGAAGTTGGTGGCCGGTGGCGTGCTACGCCATACTTCTCTCGGCCTGCACCGCGCTCGCGATCTGGGCCGGGCCAGAGACCTATGAGGAGAGCATCACGGTCGACAACACGTCCGATGGCTTGATGCACGCGACGGCCGTGCCGGCGCAAGCCTAA
- a CDS encoding sugar phosphate isomerase/epimerase family protein — translation MAQQLRILQSLWAMERRRADQPEWPLQTQLAMIRDAGFDGAGVRFIDPAFATEVTDFLRGHGMIWQAQCYPATIDDLKPVLELVTRLGADHVNLQPNVRPHRIEDCIPLLDGWRRLAEESGVAVHVETHRDRMTTDLFFTLRLLECFPDLRLTADVSHYLVGREFAWPVDEVNHALIRRILDHSWGIHGRIASREQVQISLGFPQHQGWVELFMGWWEYAIRSWRERAGPDAVLTFLCELGPPPYAITGPDGAELSDRWQDALVMKDMVRALWQRIIDEEARGTARRAP, via the coding sequence GTGGCGCAGCAACTGCGCATCCTGCAGTCGCTTTGGGCGATGGAGCGGCGGCGGGCTGATCAACCGGAGTGGCCGCTGCAAACCCAGCTCGCGATGATCCGCGACGCCGGCTTCGATGGCGCCGGCGTGCGTTTCATCGATCCGGCTTTCGCGACGGAAGTGACCGATTTCCTGCGCGGGCACGGCATGATCTGGCAGGCGCAGTGCTATCCGGCCACCATCGACGATTTGAAACCGGTGCTGGAGTTGGTGACGCGGCTCGGCGCCGACCATGTCAACCTGCAGCCGAACGTGCGCCCGCACCGGATCGAGGATTGCATTCCGCTATTGGACGGCTGGCGGCGGCTGGCGGAGGAGTCCGGCGTCGCCGTGCATGTCGAGACCCATCGCGACCGCATGACCACGGATCTGTTCTTCACGCTAAGACTGTTGGAGTGCTTTCCCGACCTGCGGCTGACGGCTGACGTCTCGCATTATCTCGTCGGCCGTGAATTCGCCTGGCCGGTGGACGAGGTAAACCACGCGCTGATCCGCCGCATTCTCGATCATTCCTGGGGCATTCACGGCCGGATTGCCAGCCGCGAGCAGGTACAAATCTCGCTCGGCTTCCCACAGCACCAGGGCTGGGTCGAATTGTTCATGGGCTGGTGGGAATACGCCATCCGCTCGTGGCGGGAGCGTGCCGGCCCCGATGCGGTGTTAACCTTTCTGTGCGAACTCGGTCCGCCGCCTTACGCCATCACCGGTCCCGACGGCGCCGAATTGTCGGACCGCTGGCAAGACGCGCTGGTCATGAAGGACATGGTGCGGGCGTTGTGGCAGCGCATCATTGATGAAGAAGCGCGCGGCACAGCACGGCGCGCGCCTTAA
- a CDS encoding phytanoyl-CoA dioxygenase family protein yields the protein MISEQDVQAYKRDGVIVVPEVLDATTLTQVRSVIAELVAGASNTTEHTEIYDLEPGHNAESPRVRRIKTPHKVHALFNDIVRSPAVLDILKKLIGPGLRLHGSKLNMKSARYGSPVEWHQDWAFYPHTNDDVLAIGVLLDDCDLANGPMLVTPGTHKGEVWNHHGEDGCFAGLIDPDTIKSEIERAVPCMGRAGSMSFHHVRALHGSAMNTSDRPRNLLLYEVAASDAWPLMGVKDFDEFNSRLLSGDPVIAPRMTEVPVRLPLPPAKRQGSIYETQSAAKKSYFTRAA from the coding sequence ATGATTTCAGAACAAGACGTGCAGGCCTACAAGCGCGATGGCGTGATCGTGGTGCCCGAGGTGCTGGATGCGACGACGCTTACGCAGGTGCGCTCGGTGATCGCGGAGCTGGTGGCCGGCGCGTCAAACACGACAGAACACACCGAAATCTACGATCTGGAACCGGGCCACAACGCGGAAAGCCCCCGCGTCCGCCGCATCAAGACGCCGCACAAGGTGCACGCGCTGTTCAACGACATCGTGCGCAGTCCGGCGGTCCTCGACATCCTGAAGAAACTGATCGGCCCGGGCTTACGGCTGCACGGCTCCAAGCTCAACATGAAGTCGGCGCGTTATGGATCGCCGGTCGAATGGCATCAGGACTGGGCGTTCTATCCGCACACCAATGACGACGTGCTCGCGATCGGCGTGCTGCTCGATGATTGCGACCTCGCCAACGGGCCGATGCTGGTGACGCCGGGCACCCATAAAGGCGAGGTCTGGAATCATCATGGCGAAGACGGCTGCTTTGCCGGCCTGATCGATCCTGACACCATCAAAAGCGAGATCGAGCGCGCGGTGCCCTGCATGGGGCGGGCCGGCAGCATGTCGTTCCACCATGTCCGGGCGCTCCACGGCTCGGCGATGAACACATCCGACCGCCCGCGCAACCTGCTGCTCTATGAAGTGGCCGCAAGCGACGCCTGGCCGCTGATGGGGGTGAAGGATTTTGATGAGTTCAACAGCCGCCTGTTGTCCGGCGATCCCGTCATTGCGCCGCGAATGACAGAAGTCCCCGTGCGCTTGCCGCTGCCACCGGCAAAACGGCAGGGATCCATCTACGAAACCCAGTCGGCGGCGAAGAAATCCTACTTCACCCGCGCCGCGTGA